One part of the Clupea harengus unplaced genomic scaffold, Ch_v2.0.2, whole genome shotgun sequence genome encodes these proteins:
- the LOC122130830 gene encoding mitogen-activated protein kinase kinase kinase 20-like isoform X2 translates to MSSLSASFVQINFDDIHFYENCGGGSFGSVYRARWISQDKEVAVKKLLKIEKEAEILSVLSHRNIIQFYGAVLEAPNYGIVTEYASGGSLYEFLSSAESEAIDMKQIMTWAMDIAKGMHYLHSEAPVKVIHRDLKSRNVVLTADKILKICDFGASRFLSHTTHMSLVGTFPWMAPEVIQSLPVSETCDTYSYGVVLWEMLTREIPFKGLEGLQVAWLVVEKNERLTIPSSCPASFAGLMRSCWGTDPKDRPTFKQILLTLESMWNDSQLPEQCNSFLNNKAEWRCEIEATLERLKKLERDLSSKEQELKERERRLKLWERQLVEQSNTPQFLPLAKKISAESFFESKTEESKSSEMSCQFSSSSSSNGQVDRLSLQAMMKGFEDMFALDMAGPVLHSGMQVNMQSKQNSTSRSTVVREGRKITTAVGLGELNWSDDDSD, encoded by the exons ATGTCGTCTCTCAGCGCCTCCTTCGTGCAGATCAACTTCGATGACATCCACTTCTACGAGAACTGTGGCGGTGGCAGTTTCGGCAGCGTCTACCGAGCCAGGTGGATCTCGCAGGACAAAGAGGTGGCGGTGAAAAAGCTCCTCAAGATCGAAAAAGAG GCTGAAATCCTGAGTGTTCTCAGCCACAGAAACATCATTCAGTTCTATGGGGCAGTTCTTGAAGCACCTAATTATGGCATTGTCACTG AGTATGCCAGTGGAGGATCTCTCTATGAGTTCCTGTCGAGTGCTGAGAGTGAGGCCATTGACATGAAACAGATCATGACCTGGGCGATGGATATAGCCAAAG GAATGCACTATTTACACTCGGAGGCCCCTGTGAAAGTCATCCACAGGGACCTAAAGTCCAGGAACG tGGTTTTGACAGCAGATAAAATACTTAAG ATTTGTGACTTTGGCGCCTCCAGGTTTCTgtcccacaccacacacatgtcccTGGTAGGGACGTTCCCATGGATGGCCCCAGAGGTGATCCAGAGTCTCCCCGTGTCTGAGACATGTGACACTTACTCCTACGGCGTG GTTTTATGGGAGATGCTCACTCGAGAGATTCCCTTTAAAGGTCTGGAGGGCTTGCAAGTGGCCTGGCTGGTCGTGGAAAAAAATGAG AGATTAACCATCCCGAGTAGCTGCCCTGCCAGCTTCGCCGGGCTCATGAGGAGCTGCTGGGGGACAGACCCAAAG GACAGGCCCACATTCAAACAGATCCTCCTGACCCTGGAGTCCATGTGGAACGACAGTCAGCTACCAGAGCAGTGCAACTCCTTCTTAAACAACAAGGCAGAATGGAG GTGTGAGATCGAGGCCACGCTGGAGCGCCTGAAGAAGCTGGAGCGGGACCTGAGCTCCAAGGagcaggagctgaaggagagggAGCGCCGCCTCAAGCTGTGGGAGAGGCAGCTGGTCGAGCAGTCCAACACGCCG CAATTCCTACCTCTGGCCAAAAAGATTAGCGCTGAGTCATTTTTTGAGTCTAAGACGGAAGAGTCGAAAAGCTCGGAGATGTCGTGtcagttctcctcctcctcctccagtaatGGGCAGGTGGACAGGCTGAGCCTCCAGGCCATGATGAAGGGCTTTGAGGACATGTTTGCCCTGGACATGGCCGGCCCCGTGCTGCACTCCGGCATGCAGGTCAACATGCAGAGCAAACAGAACTCAACCTCGAGGTCAACCGTGGTCCGGGAGGGCCGCAAAATCACCACGGCCGTGGGCCTGGGGGAATTGAACTGGTCCGACGACGACAGCGATTAA